From Streptomyces sp. NBC_00683, one genomic window encodes:
- a CDS encoding AAA family ATPase, producing the protein MKSYGHGLVLGKFYPPHAGHHHLVRTAQDRCERLTVLVCAASVESVPLADRVAWMREVHPDVRVVGAVDDTPMDLNDPLIWDAHMAVFTGAVPEQVDAVFTSESYGDELARRFGARSVLVDPGRTVFPVSGTAVRADPAGSWDFLEPPVRAALTRRIVVLGAESTGTTTLARALTEHYRQRGGTWAHTQYVAEYGREFSERKLADLRSRWPGAQWEDVTFTTDDFPLIAETQNAREEAAARIGSPVLFCDTDSFATTVWHERYIGGRNPLVEKTADRIAHHLWLLTDHEGVAFEDDGLRDGEELRPWMTDRFRAELTRTGRKFIEVTGSHRTRLDTAVAAVDELLSSGPYFTEPLPEKR; encoded by the coding sequence ATGAAGAGCTACGGACACGGTCTGGTCCTCGGCAAGTTCTACCCGCCGCACGCCGGCCACCACCACCTCGTCCGCACCGCCCAGGACCGCTGCGAGCGGCTCACCGTCCTGGTCTGCGCGGCCTCCGTCGAATCGGTGCCCCTGGCCGACCGGGTCGCCTGGATGCGCGAAGTGCACCCGGACGTACGGGTGGTGGGTGCCGTCGACGACACCCCCATGGACCTGAACGACCCGCTGATCTGGGACGCGCACATGGCCGTGTTCACCGGGGCCGTACCCGAACAGGTCGACGCCGTCTTCACCTCGGAGTCGTACGGGGACGAACTCGCCCGCCGCTTCGGCGCCCGGTCCGTCCTCGTCGACCCCGGCCGCACCGTCTTCCCCGTCTCCGGCACCGCGGTCCGCGCGGACCCGGCCGGCAGCTGGGACTTTCTCGAACCCCCCGTACGGGCCGCGCTCACCCGCCGGATCGTCGTCCTGGGCGCCGAGTCCACCGGAACCACGACCCTGGCCCGCGCGCTGACCGAGCACTACCGCCAGCGCGGCGGCACATGGGCGCACACCCAGTACGTCGCCGAGTACGGACGGGAGTTCAGCGAACGGAAGCTGGCCGACCTGCGCAGCCGATGGCCCGGCGCGCAGTGGGAGGACGTCACCTTCACCACGGACGACTTCCCCCTCATCGCCGAGACCCAGAACGCCCGCGAGGAGGCTGCCGCCCGGATCGGCTCCCCGGTGCTCTTCTGCGACACGGACTCCTTCGCCACCACCGTCTGGCACGAGAGGTACATCGGCGGCCGCAACCCGCTCGTGGAGAAGACCGCCGACCGGATCGCCCACCACCTCTGGCTGCTCACCGATCATGAGGGCGTCGCCTTCGAGGACGACGGACTGCGCGACGGCGAGGAGCTGCGGCCCTGGATGACGGACCGCTTCCGCGCCGAACTCACCCGTACGGGACGCAAGTTCATCGAGGTCACGGGGTCGCACCGGACACGGCTGGACACGGCGGTCGCCGCCGTCGACGAACTCCTCTCCTCCGGCCCCTACTTCACCGAACCCCTCCCGGAGAAGCGATGA